From Pediococcus inopinatus, one genomic window encodes:
- a CDS encoding mucin-binding protein — protein sequence MAMIVSASTGGAKNLQQFEIMSFDFKQAATVNVKYVDTKGNQIAQGEVTYPNGANVNGTYTTGQLEIPNYKFVRMDDGTATGAKSLPATGTLTKAGDNGTVIYVYAPAYTQTSKTISETIKYIDQDGKEVAIGYTADPITFVTVTNPVDNTTTTYYSTKAKTATLDDNGVPTEAGWTKADSTDFAEVVNPEVDGYKVISNDAPNSDLTSVAVQTVYTNSSDLDFTVVYAKNAPTITTESKTINETIHYVYKDGTTAHDDYVAKPVEFTREVSTDAVTGEKTYGSWSADQSFAAVTSPAIKGYTPDQAEIGSQTVSGDSSDLDFTVVYAKNAPTITTESKTINETIHYVYKDGTTAHDDYVAKPVEFTREVSTDAVTGEKTYGSWSADQSFAAVTSPAIKGYTPDQAEIGSQTVSGDSSDLDFTVVYAKNAPTITTESKTINETIHYVYKDGTTAHDDYVAKPVEFTREVSTDAVTGEKTYGSWSADQSFAAVTSPAIKGYTPDQAEIGSQTVSGDSSDLDFTVVYAKNAPTITTESKTINETIHYVYKDGTTAHDDYVAKPVEFTREVSTDAVTGEKTYGSWSADQSFAAVTSPAIKGYTPDQAEIGSQTVSGDSSDLDFTVVYAKNAPTITTESKTINETIHYVYKDGTTAHDDYVAKPVEFTREVSTDAVTGEKTYGSWSADQSFAAVTSPAIKGYTPDQAEIGSQTVSGDASDLDFTVVYTKDAPTKPVDPSQPTTPTKPVNPSQPTTPTKPVNPSQPTTPIKPINPSQSTTPAKPVQAGQAAATNFVDQRLPQTDETDQRHMTLSGLLLLAMSSLLGLFGMTKRQRKE from the coding sequence ATGGCAATGATTGTCAGTGCATCAACTGGTGGTGCTAAGAATTTACAGCAATTTGAAATAATGAGTTTTGATTTTAAGCAAGCAGCGACAGTTAATGTTAAGTATGTTGATACAAAAGGTAATCAAATTGCTCAAGGTGAGGTTACTTATCCAAATGGCGCTAATGTTAATGGTACTTATACTACAGGACAATTAGAAATTCCCAATTATAAGTTTGTAAGAATGGATGATGGTACTGCCACTGGAGCAAAAAGTTTGCCAGCGACGGGTACTCTAACAAAAGCTGGAGATAATGGGACGGTTATTTATGTCTATGCACCAGCGTACACACAAACAAGCAAAACAATTAGTGAAACCATTAAGTATATTGACCAAGATGGTAAAGAAGTAGCAATAGGATATACGGCAGATCCAATTACATTTGTGACAGTAACTAATCCAGTTGATAACACAACAACAACGTATTACTCAACTAAAGCAAAGACTGCAACGCTGGATGATAATGGTGTGCCAACAGAAGCTGGATGGACAAAAGCAGACAGTACCGATTTCGCAGAAGTAGTTAATCCAGAAGTTGATGGCTATAAGGTAATCAGTAATGATGCCCCAAACTCTGATTTGACAAGCGTTGCAGTTCAAACTGTCTACACTAATTCTAGTGATCTTGACTTCACGGTGGTTTATGCCAAGAATGCGCCAACTATTACAACCGAAAGCAAGACGATTAATGAAACTATCCATTACGTCTACAAAGATGGTACGACAGCTCATGATGATTATGTGGCCAAGCCGGTTGAATTTACGCGTGAAGTCTCAACTGATGCGGTGACAGGTGAAAAGACCTATGGGTCTTGGTCAGCAGATCAAAGCTTTGCGGCAGTAACTAGCCCAGCTATTAAGGGTTACACGCCAGACCAGGCTGAAATTGGGTCACAAACTGTGAGTGGTGACTCCAGTGATCTTGATTTCACGGTGGTTTATGCTAAGAATGCGCCAACTATTACAACTGAAAGCAAGACGATTAATGAAACTATCCATTACGTCTACAAAGATGGTACGACAGCTCATGATGATTATGTGGCCAAGCCGGTTGAATTTACGCGTGAAGTCTCAACTGATGCGGTGACAGGTGAAAAGACCTATGGGTCTTGGTCAGCAGATCAAAGCTTTGCGGCAGTAACTAGCCCAGCTATTAAGGGTTACACGCCAGACCAGGCTGAAATTGGGTCACAAACTGTGAGTGGTGACTCCAGTGATCTTGATTTCACGGTGGTTTATGCTAAGAATGCGCCAACTATTACAACCGAAAGCAAGACGATTAATGAAACTATCCATTACGTCTACAAAGATGGTACGACAGCTCATGATGATTATGTGGCCAAGCCGGTTGAATTTACGCGTGAAGTCTCAACTGATGCGGTGACAGGTGAAAAGACCTATGGGTCTTGGTCAGCAGATCAAAGCTTTGCGGCAGTAACTAGCCCAGCTATTAAGGGTTACACGCCAGACCAGGCTGAAATTGGGTCACAAACTGTGAGTGGTGACTCCAGTGATCTTGATTTCACGGTGGTTTATGCTAAGAATGCGCCAACTATTACAACTGAAAGCAAGACGATTAATGAAACTATCCATTACGTCTACAAAGATGGTACGACAGCTCATGATGATTATGTGGCCAAGCCGGTTGAATTTACGCGTGAAGTCTCAACTGATGCGGTGACAGGTGAAAAGACCTATGGGTCTTGGTCAGCAGATCAAAGCTTTGCGGCAGTAACTAGCCCAGCTATTAAGGGTTACACGCCAGACCAGGCTGAAATTGGGTCACAAACTGTGAGTGGTGACTCCAGTGATCTTGATTTCACGGTGGTTTATGCTAAGAATGCGCCAACTATTACAACCGAAAGCAAGACGATTAATGAAACTATCCATTACGTCTACAAAGATGGTACGACAGCTCATGATGATTATGTGGCCAAGCCGGTTGAATTTACGCGTGAAGTCTCAACTGATGCGGTGACAGGTGAAAAGACCTATGGGTCTTGGTCAGCAGATCAAAGCTTTGCGGCAGTAACTAGCCCAGCTATTAAGGGTTACACGCCAGACCAGGCTGAAATTGGGTCACAAACTGTGAGTGGTGACGCTAGTGATCTTGACTTTACAGTAGTTTATACCAAGGATGCGCCAACAAAGCCGGTTGACCCAAGTCAACCAACGACGCCAACAAAACCAGTTAACCCAAGTCAACCAACGACGCCAACAAAACCAGTTAACCCAAGTCAACCAACGACGCCAATAAAGCCGATTAACCCAAGCCAATCAACGACACCTGCTAAGCCGGTTCAGGCTGGTCAAGCAGCGGCTACTAATTTTGTGGATCAACGGTTGCCTCAAACTGATGAAACTGATCAACGACACATGACACTGAGTGGTTTATTACTATTAGCCATGAGTAGTTTGTTAGGACTCTTCGGAATGACTAAGCGGCAGCGCAAAGAATAG
- a CDS encoding IS3 family transposase, protein MPTRYDKEFKQNIIKLYKQGESVAQLAREYGIGYSTVHKWIQGQAKTQSGKSPDEIKAMEKRLASLSEENEILKKALGFLAQK, encoded by the coding sequence ATGCCAACTCGTTACGACAAAGAATTCAAACAAAACATTATCAAACTATATAAGCAAGGCGAATCAGTTGCCCAACTGGCCAGAGAATATGGCATTGGCTATTCAACAGTTCATAAGTGGATCCAGGGCCAGGCCAAAACTCAATCCGGTAAATCGCCAGACGAAATCAAAGCGATGGAAAAGCGACTGGCTTCGCTGTCTGAGGAGAACGAAATCCTAAAAAAAGCCCTGGGCTTCCTTGCGCAGAAGTAA
- a CDS encoding ISL3 family transposase, producing the protein MNPIDNNIKFSLSIKDPNVIFFSYKHQFIKSKPAKVYVANVKATYTRCPQCGFENFSHNGHYVSRVSYPSANASEPVYLELHKERLICKNCGNSVMATTDLVNKYCNISKATRQKIFMHLQDDRTQTSIALDNSVSPSTVCRYLDNYDDLFRRNYHSLPEHLSMDEFRGVGGDFHFLCINGDGDHEIQQILPDRFKQTIIDYFNKFDSTARKQVKTVSLDLNSYYQDIARLVFPNAKIIVDRFHIVAMMTRSFNQSRVQIMKEYKKQSKEYRMLKFSWKLYLKHFDELEIKKTFFDRHLRKQVTQLERVQLGLDVDERLLNTYNAMQGIMICLKNHDKDGLVQYLYNNDKLSSQMKDVLTTFKKNLEIVLNASESKYSNGPIEGINRMIKQIQRTAFGFRNYHHLVSRVKLQQMRTKPNKKTLLEVA; encoded by the coding sequence ATGAACCCTATAGATAATAATATAAAATTTTCACTCAGTATTAAAGACCCAAATGTTATTTTTTTCAGTTATAAGCATCAATTCATAAAATCAAAACCTGCTAAAGTCTATGTTGCCAATGTAAAAGCCACTTATACAAGGTGTCCTCAATGTGGTTTTGAAAACTTTAGTCATAACGGACACTATGTGTCACGCGTTTCATATCCGTCGGCCAACGCTAGTGAGCCCGTCTATCTTGAACTTCATAAAGAACGATTAATCTGTAAAAATTGTGGAAACTCGGTAATGGCAACAACAGACCTCGTCAATAAGTATTGTAATATTTCCAAAGCTACCAGACAAAAAATATTCATGCATCTTCAGGATGATCGTACTCAGACTAGTATTGCTTTAGACAATAGTGTTTCTCCCAGTACCGTTTGTCGCTATTTAGACAACTATGATGATCTATTTCGGAGAAATTATCATTCTTTACCTGAGCACTTATCTATGGATGAATTTCGTGGTGTTGGCGGCGATTTCCACTTTCTTTGTATTAACGGTGATGGTGATCATGAAATTCAACAGATCCTACCGGATCGCTTTAAACAAACTATTATTGATTACTTTAATAAGTTTGACAGCACCGCTAGAAAGCAAGTAAAGACAGTTTCTCTGGACCTTAATAGTTACTATCAAGATATCGCCAGATTGGTATTTCCAAATGCCAAAATAATTGTCGATCGTTTTCATATTGTTGCGATGATGACTAGATCTTTTAACCAAAGTCGCGTTCAAATTATGAAAGAATACAAGAAACAATCCAAGGAATATCGGATGCTTAAATTCTCCTGGAAACTTTATTTAAAACACTTCGATGAGCTTGAGATTAAAAAAACATTTTTCGATCGACACCTTAGGAAACAAGTAACTCAACTCGAAAGAGTTCAGTTAGGTCTAGATGTTGATGAAAGACTGTTAAATACTTATAACGCCATGCAAGGCATTATGATATGTCTTAAAAATCACGACAAAGATGGTCTTGTTCAATATTTATATAACAACGATAAGCTTAGCTCGCAAATGAAAGATGTTTTAACCACATTTAAAAAGAATCTTGAAATAGTCCTCAATGCCAGTGAATCAAAGTATTCTAATGGTCCAATTGAAGGGATCAATAGAATGATTAAGCAAATTCAAAGAACTGCCTTCGGTTTCCGAAATTATCACCACTTAGTTTCAAGAGTTAAATTACAACAAATGAGAACCAAACCAAACAAAAAGACACTGTTAGAAGTTGCATAA
- a CDS encoding DUF2273 domain-containing protein gives MTELIKAYFWPLIGGIMGLLLAVLIITFGFFKTLFVLIFMAIGITAGYYIQKTGILTNVFK, from the coding sequence GTGACCGAACTCATTAAAGCCTATTTTTGGCCACTAATTGGTGGAATTATGGGGTTGCTCTTAGCGGTCCTTATCATCACTTTTGGATTTTTCAAGACGCTTTTTGTTTTGATTTTTATGGCAATCGGGATTACCGCGGGTTATTATATTCAAAAAACTGGTATCTTAACAAATGTTTTTAAATAA
- a CDS encoding glycoside hydrolase family 1 protein: MKNSKFLWGNSVSSMQTEGAWDKDGKGLSVYDVKEATATSSDWKVAIDEYHRYEEDFDLMKNAGMNCYRFQISWSRVIPTGDGEVNQAGLDYYIQFVEALLKRNLVPVVCLYHFDMPLALAKKENGFVSDYVRDAFVRFSKIVIKALASKVQYWIPFNEQNCTMFEEGFQNSGYLKGQKSVGDQYKIATNSLIAYAEIADYVHTFDGLQVGGMVAYQEMYPNTPKPQDVMVTRKANEFINEDFLSFFATGKRSGEVIQFMKTNGLTDLVNQLEDKVHQLNNVKSDFLAFSYYYSLVIDATKIAPNVAPNYYMSQGKVLNPNLATSEYGWQIDAQGFRNCIAKMADRYRLPIFPVENGIGAQEVWDGEHEIQDDYRIQYHQEHIKAMKDAMQIDGADVIGYLGWGLIDIPSSTGNMEKRYGLVYVNRGNHDLRDLSRTPKKSYYWFKKMIAEEKELR; the protein is encoded by the coding sequence ATGAAAAATTCAAAGTTTTTGTGGGGAAATTCGGTTTCGAGTATGCAAACCGAAGGAGCCTGGGATAAAGATGGCAAAGGGCTATCCGTGTATGATGTGAAAGAAGCCACAGCAACTTCTTCTGATTGGAAAGTTGCTATTGATGAATATCATCGCTATGAAGAAGATTTTGATTTAATGAAAAATGCTGGCATGAATTGTTACCGCTTCCAGATTTCATGGTCGCGAGTAATTCCAACTGGTGACGGTGAGGTGAATCAAGCCGGACTTGATTATTATATTCAGTTCGTGGAGGCACTTTTAAAACGGAATTTGGTACCGGTAGTATGTTTATATCATTTTGACATGCCCTTGGCGCTTGCCAAAAAAGAAAATGGGTTTGTTAGCGATTATGTGCGCGATGCGTTTGTCAGATTTTCTAAAATAGTTATTAAAGCGCTGGCAAGTAAGGTACAGTACTGGATTCCTTTTAATGAACAGAATTGCACGATGTTTGAAGAAGGTTTTCAAAATAGTGGCTATTTAAAGGGACAAAAAAGTGTGGGAGATCAATACAAAATCGCAACTAATAGTCTAATTGCTTATGCTGAAATTGCAGACTATGTACATACTTTTGATGGGTTACAGGTAGGCGGCATGGTTGCTTATCAAGAAATGTATCCCAACACACCCAAACCACAAGATGTAATGGTTACACGTAAAGCCAATGAGTTTATTAACGAAGATTTTCTTTCCTTTTTCGCGACTGGCAAACGATCTGGTGAAGTGATCCAATTTATGAAAACCAATGGGTTAACAGACCTGGTCAATCAACTCGAAGATAAGGTACATCAATTAAATAATGTTAAAAGTGATTTCTTAGCATTTAGTTATTACTATAGCTTAGTAATTGATGCCACAAAGATCGCACCCAATGTGGCGCCCAATTATTATATGAGTCAAGGAAAAGTCTTGAATCCCAATTTGGCAACATCAGAATATGGCTGGCAGATTGACGCCCAAGGTTTTCGTAATTGTATTGCCAAAATGGCTGATCGTTATCGACTTCCAATTTTTCCGGTAGAAAATGGGATTGGTGCGCAAGAGGTCTGGGATGGTGAACATGAAATTCAAGATGATTATCGTATTCAATATCATCAAGAACATATCAAGGCTATGAAAGATGCCATGCAAATCGATGGTGCTGATGTGATTGGTTATCTTGGTTGGGGATTGATTGATATTCCAAGTTCGACTGGGAATATGGAGAAACGCTACGGACTAGTATATGTCAATCGGGGCAATCATGATCTTCGTGATTTAAGCCGAACACCTAAAAAAAGTTATTACTGGTTTAAGAAAATGATTGCAGAAGAAAAAGAATTAAGGTGA
- a CDS encoding GntR family transcriptional regulator → MCLISQYNQIANTLKERIKKGDYVAGQHLPSQKELADEFHTSRVTIQKALDELSNTNLILRRQGSGTTVAPNSRSTLDILSSQYEGTTKLFEGRGKVTTKVLKFEIRLPSVHEQKRLSISDSTPVYDILRLRNIDNEPYELDHSIMPLSVIQNLTEKIASGSIYTFIESTLGLKIGSSIRKITADVSRKNDQDYLKCTHNEPILQVSQTVHLSDGRPFEYSQTRHRYDKGGVIVINNTLSSNGLQI, encoded by the coding sequence GTGTGCCTTATCAGTCAATATAATCAAATTGCAAATACGCTAAAAGAACGCATAAAAAAGGGTGATTACGTAGCGGGTCAACATCTTCCCAGTCAAAAAGAATTGGCTGATGAATTTCATACCTCACGTGTCACCATTCAAAAGGCACTTGATGAATTATCAAATACCAATTTAATTTTGCGTCGGCAAGGAAGCGGCACAACCGTTGCTCCCAATTCACGCTCAACGCTTGATATTCTATCTAGTCAATATGAAGGAACCACCAAATTATTTGAGGGTCGTGGAAAAGTAACCACAAAGGTGCTTAAATTTGAAATACGATTGCCGTCTGTCCATGAACAAAAGCGGTTATCAATTTCTGATTCCACCCCTGTTTACGATATTCTTCGGTTACGAAATATTGACAACGAACCCTATGAATTAGATCATTCAATCATGCCGTTATCCGTTATCCAAAACCTAACCGAAAAAATTGCTAGTGGTTCAATTTACACATTTATCGAATCAACTTTGGGCTTAAAAATCGGTAGCTCCATTCGAAAAATTACAGCAGATGTTTCCAGAAAGAATGATCAGGACTATCTAAAATGCACACACAACGAACCAATTCTCCAAGTTTCTCAAACTGTTCATTTATCGGACGGCCGACCTTTCGAATATTCGCAAACACGCCATCGCTATGATAAAGGCGGTGTAATTGTAATCAACAATACGTTGAGTAGCAATGGGTTGCAAATTTAA
- a CDS encoding GlsB/YeaQ/YmgE family stress response membrane protein, which yields MGLIWSLIVGAIIGAIAGAITNRGAAMGWIANIVAGLIGAWIGQGLLGTWGPSLAGMALIPSIIGAIILVLIVSLVVGRTSKK from the coding sequence ATGGGACTTATTTGGTCATTAATCGTCGGGGCAATCATTGGTGCCATTGCTGGCGCAATCACTAACCGTGGTGCTGCTATGGGCTGGATTGCAAACATCGTAGCTGGTTTAATCGGTGCGTGGATTGGCCAAGGGCTCCTTGGCACTTGGGGCCCTTCGTTAGCTGGCATGGCATTGATACCATCGATCATCGGGGCAATTATTTTAGTTCTGATTGTTTCATTAGTTGTTGGTCGAACCAGTAAAAAGTAA
- a CDS encoding Asp23/Gls24 family envelope stress response protein, whose amino-acid sequence MQNGTPSEKTTTNEKSGVKGNLTFDDKVIQKIIGIALSEVDGLLTVDGGFFANVAEKLVNTSDVTSGIDVEVGKKQVAVDLDIVAEYGIDISKLYDKIKNVIVREVKNMTELEVIEVNVNVVDVKTKEQYEKDSTSLQDRVSDATDKTKEAVSKGAKKSKETLGDSVDKVTSDNKSSRVN is encoded by the coding sequence ATGCAGAATGGAACGCCAAGTGAGAAAACAACAACTAACGAAAAGTCTGGTGTTAAAGGCAATTTAACATTTGATGATAAGGTTATTCAAAAGATCATTGGTATCGCACTTTCTGAAGTAGATGGCTTATTAACCGTAGATGGCGGCTTTTTCGCAAATGTTGCTGAAAAACTAGTTAATACTTCAGATGTCACATCAGGAATTGATGTAGAGGTTGGAAAAAAGCAGGTTGCAGTGGATCTCGACATTGTTGCTGAATACGGCATTGATATTTCTAAACTGTATGACAAGATCAAAAATGTTATCGTTCGGGAAGTAAAGAATATGACCGAATTAGAAGTAATTGAGGTAAATGTGAATGTTGTTGATGTCAAGACAAAGGAGCAATATGAAAAAGATTCGACTTCTCTGCAAGATCGCGTGAGCGATGCCACAGACAAAACGAAGGAAGCCGTCAGTAAGGGCGCAAAGAAATCGAAGGAAACATTAGGTGACAGCGTTGATAAAGTAACGTCTGACAATAAATCTAGTCGTGTTAACTAA
- a CDS encoding GlsB/YeaQ/YmgE family stress response membrane protein, which yields MGLIWSLIVGAIIGAIAGAITNRGAAMGWIANIVAGLIGAWIGQGLLGTWGPSLAGMALIPSIIGAIILVLIVSLVVGRTSKK from the coding sequence ATGGGACTTATATGGTCATTAATCGTCGGGGCAATCATTGGTGCCATTGCTGGCGCAATCACTAACCGTGGTGCTGCTATGGGCTGGATTGCAAACATCGTAGCTGGTTTAATCGGTGCGTGGATTGGCCAAGGGCTCCTTGGCACTTGGGGCCCTTCGTTAGCTGGCATGGCATTGATACCATCGATCATCGGGGCAATTATTTTAGTTCTGATTGTTTCATTAGTTGTTGGTCGAACCAGTAAAAAGTAA
- a CDS encoding IS3 family transposase, whose product MCRILGVSRAQYYRYRSPKPSKRRAEDVDLKQQILRIFAEFKQRYGVMKIHHELNLELQPLQLRCSPRRISRLMKELDIHSVTVNKWKAASASKTKVEQRPNLLKQDFSTTGLNQKWTADMTYIQTKRNGWCYLSTIMDLHSRRIIGYSFSKKMDTDLVLKTLESAVKNRTITGDLIIHTDLGSQYTSDDYNQRLTELHIRHSYSRKGCPYDNAPMESFHASLKKECVYPVPVFEDYETAAAVLFEYVHAFYNRKRIHSSLGYQTPLQVEIATLTSQMAA is encoded by the coding sequence ATGTGCCGAATCCTCGGTGTTTCCAGAGCTCAGTATTATCGTTATCGATCCCCCAAACCTTCAAAACGCCGGGCCGAAGATGTGGACTTGAAACAACAGATTCTGCGGATCTTTGCGGAATTTAAGCAGCGATATGGTGTTATGAAGATCCACCATGAATTGAATCTGGAACTTCAACCACTGCAGCTTCGGTGCAGTCCACGACGGATTTCCCGGCTCATGAAGGAACTGGATATCCACTCCGTTACCGTCAATAAGTGGAAAGCGGCTTCGGCTTCCAAAACCAAGGTTGAACAGCGTCCCAACTTGCTTAAGCAGGATTTCTCGACCACTGGTTTAAATCAAAAATGGACCGCTGATATGACCTATATTCAAACGAAGCGTAATGGCTGGTGTTACTTATCAACCATCATGGACCTGCACTCACGACGGATTATCGGCTATTCGTTCTCAAAAAAGATGGATACTGATTTAGTCTTAAAGACCCTTGAAAGCGCGGTTAAAAATCGAACCATTACTGGGGACCTGATTATCCATACGGATTTAGGATCACAGTATACCAGCGATGATTACAATCAACGTTTAACTGAACTACATATCCGCCACTCATACAGCCGTAAGGGTTGTCCGTATGATAATGCGCCAATGGAATCCTTTCACGCTTCCCTCAAAAAGGAATGTGTTTATCCAGTGCCGGTCTTTGAAGATTATGAAACTGCCGCTGCCGTCCTTTTTGAATATGTGCATGCTTTCTACAATAGGAAGAGAATTCATAGTTCACTGGGCTACCAGACCCCCTTACAAGTTGAAATTGCAACACTTACGAGCCAAATGGCCGCCTGA
- a CDS encoding CsbD family protein, which yields MSLDDKIDSTKDKVSGKAKEVEGKVTNDKAREAEGKGQGILGKAKDKLSDAKDAVKDTVDNVKEKLDKDDK from the coding sequence ATGAGTCTAGATGACAAAATTGATAGCACCAAAGATAAGGTAAGTGGAAAAGCTAAAGAAGTTGAAGGCAAGGTTACGAACGACAAGGCCCGCGAAGCTGAAGGTAAGGGTCAAGGTATTCTAGGTAAGGCTAAAGATAAACTGTCAGATGCCAAAGATGCTGTTAAAGATACGGTTGATAACGTAAAGGAAAAGTTAGATAAAGACGATAAATAA
- the amaP gene encoding alkaline shock response membrane anchor protein AmaP, whose amino-acid sequence MRFIFKALIVVVIILAFPLSIVLVFKNWSTAIGTSTPMSLKLGWLEQYEPIYLFWSGVILAVLLIIFLLITLFWPRSQSLYLHQKSDGQVTVSKKAIEHFALSALQHEPFIGNPKVSSKLSRKGITLKISGDLLNSVNAKQQTANFLNQLKKDLRICLGISEQKKIKIRLVDFNELDANVQQSRVV is encoded by the coding sequence TTGCGATTTATATTTAAGGCATTAATAGTAGTTGTTATTATCCTTGCATTTCCTTTATCCATAGTTCTTGTCTTTAAAAATTGGTCAACGGCCATTGGTACTAGTACACCCATGTCATTAAAGCTTGGTTGGTTGGAGCAGTACGAACCGATATACCTCTTTTGGAGTGGAGTAATTCTGGCGGTACTGTTAATTATTTTTTTGCTTATCACACTTTTTTGGCCACGGTCACAATCATTATATCTTCATCAAAAGTCTGATGGTCAAGTGACCGTCAGTAAGAAAGCTATTGAACATTTTGCGCTTTCAGCACTTCAACATGAACCCTTTATTGGCAACCCCAAGGTATCATCTAAGTTATCACGAAAAGGGATCACACTTAAAATATCGGGTGATCTACTAAATTCAGTCAATGCCAAGCAACAGACTGCAAATTTTCTTAATCAATTAAAAAAAGATTTGCGTATTTGTCTTGGAATTTCTGAACAGAAAAAAATTAAAATCAGACTCGTTGATTTTAATGAGTTGGACGCTAATGTGCAACAATCTCGAGTTGTCTAG
- a CDS encoding PTS sugar transporter subunit IIC has protein sequence MKNNGIGKKFIDNFTKVSIKIGNQIHLRSLRDAFAMIMPLFILAGIGVLINNVIFTLFFKGTTLANFQTFGNLLVNGTLNIAGLLIAPVVGYCLAKNRGFNNVLGSAIISLAGLVVMMPVTLQAVPTGKTASVNITGFLSFSNVGVTGMFAGIIIGLVATELFIRLSRVKKFRINLGENVPPAVSDSFMTLIPTIVVLSLLAIIAALLTVLAHTDMIKLITMVIQEPLRRVNTSLPGFLLIYSVGNLLFGFGIHQAVINGTLLDPVLLINTNKNMQAFAAGHHVPYIITSVFRDTFGMFGGTGSTICLLIATIIFSRMKSSRQITGLSFVPGLFNINEPVIYGYPIVFNLPLLIPFVLTPIIALLFAYFCTAVGFMNRTVVMVPWTTPPLINGFLATGGDWRAVVVQLISILFGIFFYLPFMKISEGVMMRQAEEEN, from the coding sequence ATGAAAAATAATGGGATTGGTAAGAAATTTATCGATAATTTTACCAAGGTATCTATAAAAATTGGCAATCAAATTCATTTGCGTTCTTTACGAGATGCATTTGCGATGATTATGCCGTTATTTATTTTAGCTGGAATAGGGGTTCTTATTAATAATGTGATTTTTACATTGTTTTTTAAAGGAACAACATTAGCTAATTTTCAAACATTTGGTAATTTGCTGGTTAATGGCACGCTAAACATTGCGGGATTGTTGATTGCCCCGGTAGTTGGGTATTGTTTAGCGAAAAATCGTGGTTTCAATAACGTTTTAGGGTCAGCAATTATTTCACTAGCAGGGTTGGTTGTCATGATGCCGGTTACACTGCAAGCCGTTCCGACTGGAAAAACAGCGTCAGTTAATATTACGGGATTTTTATCATTTTCAAATGTTGGTGTTACGGGTATGTTTGCCGGAATTATTATTGGTTTAGTGGCAACGGAATTATTCATCAGGTTATCCCGTGTAAAAAAATTCCGGATTAACCTTGGTGAGAATGTGCCACCAGCTGTTAGCGATTCATTCATGACGTTAATTCCAACAATTGTGGTTTTAAGTTTACTAGCTATTATTGCAGCATTATTAACTGTGTTGGCACATACAGACATGATTAAGTTGATTACCATGGTTATTCAAGAACCGTTACGACGTGTAAACACCAGTTTACCAGGCTTCTTGTTGATCTATAGTGTTGGTAACCTATTGTTTGGTTTTGGTATTCATCAAGCTGTCATTAATGGAACATTGCTTGATCCAGTCCTTTTGATTAATACCAATAAGAATATGCAGGCATTCGCTGCCGGTCATCACGTGCCTTACATTATTACAAGTGTTTTTCGTGATACATTTGGAATGTTTGGCGGAACGGGAAGTACGATTTGTTTACTAATTGCGACAATCATTTTTTCAAGAATGAAATCAAGTCGTCAAATTACCGGATTATCGTTTGTCCCAGGACTATTCAATATTAATGAACCGGTTATTTATGGTTATCCCATTGTGTTTAATTTGCCACTGTTAATTCCATTTGTTCTAACACCGATAATTGCCTTATTGTTTGCTTATTTCTGTACAGCAGTTGGTTTTATGAACCGAACTGTGGTGATGGTTCCTTGGACAACGCCACCTTTGATTAACGGATTTTTGGCAACTGGTGGTGATTGGCGTGCCGTCGTGGTTCAATTAATTTCCATTCTTTTCGGGATTTTCTTCTATTTACCATTTATGAAGATTTCTGAAGGGGTCATGATGCGTCAGGCAGAAGAAGAGAATTAG